From one Dermacentor andersoni chromosome 1, qqDerAnde1_hic_scaffold, whole genome shotgun sequence genomic stretch:
- the RecQ4 gene encoding ATP-dependent DNA helicase Q4 isoform X2 produces the protein MNFNQDLQRLKVIIKEWEKTFIIEKARKPTSADIKDAPENISEAYSQYWKLKKSLSEPSSSVASDDGVWDVSLNRKSAANQKKVRPSSSSVYTNKVREKLLASFHLESSSKPGCMSHGYRSKSVQDEPVCPRLEVHKENSSSVALSKTDCKHVQAKECTPNEEVAATNEDRVSISPCKMVSASRMLYYTHSLDESWLSRNSIADDEVFFTPPSSSSQLPLACRPSTCSGRLSEKGYIKTKVSKTCPISCSSIESTDDVFLTPTPPQTPGVQQLHVSHHLALLSKVTSEEDSSSTQLGKPQVNTQNESGTIRRIPNTRHQLCSNKEIRVNKLDGSKKCLPSQAAHKLKEEPLKKACESFEVEVVSKKDCEKPKRKRQRRTDTASTLGLSGKKQETVKRRKTLKNSGSDEHPEVKEELNKPSMTDPDDIQSGSSAIQPRKAGKDNTKRHKTSKSLSENFVRINLKRKKFSRGHHKVNVRQLKYKEWKKKRNFSEGASCKNGTSKCFKCGELGHWARSCSTNTSKLEIPAEPEVTHLPTLEEAAEMARGIKSCNMPETLTKVFCSKDINQHQDRVENIMNESEAHNLAAHIKENERIGVQPLLKADLHGKLPETPKFVFETLRKVGFSEFRPGQETTIMRILCGLSTLLVSSTGSGKSLCYQLPAYLYAQKTKCLTLVVSPLISLMEDQVARLAPCLKASFLHSAMPPAQKEQVLAQLREGSIHFLLVSPESLVEGNSIVHQLPPVAFACIDEAHCLSEWSHNFRPSYLQLYKVLTMQLKVHCILALTATATRSTCLSIAEHLQIDNTSAGVIGSPSMPKNLILSVSEDKYRDEALIELLKGSRFGSCESIIVYCTRREETERLASLIRTSLQHLEKPIERDNGSKAKSRRSYLAWDAEAYHAGMTSFRRRSVQKKFMTGKLRVVVATVAFGMGIDKADIRAIIHYNMPKSFENYVQEAGRAGRDGLTSHCHLFLEPEKKDQNELKRHIYANSVDRHVIRKLLKKVFTPLVESRKTEGNTAPMLDENSMYEIAIPIEAAVEELDLKEENILTLLCFLEFHPDKVVRVLSKVYATCTIKCYGGPQQMRSVASKNAAVAAAMALQEKNCEQEPANTLSFPVVDVAARMGWNSKLVKRDLKRLEYDNTMLHATGHSRKTGVIVEFSDLAFHLNVSASLTEEDCDHLLDYLYERVQKQEKMDIARLRKVHEAFQSASCEECAECAETASIEKSNSLKKLIEDYFDERLDLDDDHEEPAQTEPCLSSLRQEIRSLVMQHRDHSFNGRAVARIFHGIGSPCFPAQVWGRVHRFWRSFLDVDFNTIINIANKELLSLR, from the exons ATGAACTTCAATCAAGATCTTCAACGACTTAAAGTTATAATTAAGGAGTGGGAGAAGACATTCATCATTGAAAAGGCCAGAAAACCTACTTCT GCTGACATAAAGGACGCGCCGGAAAATATATCAG AGGCCTATTCACAGTACTGGAAGCTCAAGAAAAGTCTCTCTGAACCGAGTTCATCG GTAGCCTCAGATGATGGCGTATGGGACGTCTCACTGAACAGAAAATCTGCAGCGAACCAAAAGAAAGTACGACCAAGTTCTTCGAGTGTTTACACCAACAAAGTCCGTGAAAAGCTGCTGGCGTCGTTTCACCTTGAA AGTTCATCCAAACCAGGATGCATGTCCCATGGATATCGATCTAAAAGTGTGCAAGATGAACCTGTGTGTCCGAGATTGGAAGTGCACAAGGAAAACTCGAGCTCTGTAGCACTTTCCAAAACTGACTGCAAACATGTACAAGCTAAGGAATGCACTCCAAATGAAGAGGTTGCAGCCACAAATGAAGATAGAGTATCTATATCTCCATGCAAAATGGTATCAGCTTCACGTATGCTGTACTATACACATAGCCTTGACGAGTCATGGCTGTCAAGAAATAGCATTGCTGATGATGAGGTGTTCTTCACTCCTCCATCATCGTCGTCACAACTTCCCTTGGCATGTAGGCCAAGCACATGCAGTGGCAGGTTGAGTGAGAAAGGATACATCAAAACCAAGGTCAGCAAGACTTGTCCAATCAGCTGTTCATCCATAGAATCAACAGATGATGTGTTTCTCACGCCCACACCTCCTCAGACTCCTGGTGTACAGCAGCTGCATGTGTCCCATCATCTCGCATTGCTTTCAAAGGTTACATCTGAGGAAGACAGTTCTAGTACACAGTTAGGTAAACCACAAGTAAATACACAAAATGAAAGCGGTACTATTCGTCGCATACCAAACACCCGGCACCAGTTATGCTCAAATAAAGAAATTCGAGTAAATAAGCTTGACGGGAGCAAGAAATGCCTACCATCGCAGGCTGCACATAAATTGAAAGAGGAGCCTCTTAAGAAGGCATGTGAGAGTTTCGAGGTTGAAGTGGTGTCAAAAAAAGACTGCGAAAAGCCAAAGAGGAAACGGCAGAGAAGAACAGACACTGCAAGCACACTCGGACTGTCTGGAAAGAAACAAGAGACAGTGAAAAGACGAAAGACATTGAAAAATTCTGGTTCTGATGAACACCCTGAAGTGAAGGAAGAGTTAAACAAGCCATCAATGACAGATCCAGATGACATACAATCAGGAAGTTCTGCAATACAACCAAGGAAAGCTGGAAAGGATAACACGAAAAG GCATAAAACAAGTAAAAGTCTTAGCGAAAACTTTGTGCGGATCAACCTGAAGAGAAAGAAGTTTTCACGTGGTCATCACAAAGTGAATGTCCGGCAGCTGAAATACAAAGAGTGGAAAAAGAAACGCAATTTCTCCGAGGGAGCCTCTTGTAAAAATGGCACATCAAAATGCTTCAAATGTGGTGAACTTGGCCATTGGGCACGTTCCTGTTCTACAAACACAA gTAAGCTTGAAATCCCTGCTGAACCAGAAGTGACGCATTTGCCCACATTAGAGGAAGCTGCTGAAATGGCACGTGGTATCAAGAGCTGCAACATGCCAGAAACCTTGACAAAGGTCTTCTGTTCAAAAGATATTAATC AACATCAAGATAGAGTGGAAAACATTATGAATGAAAGCGAAGCTCATAATCTTGCTGCGCACATCAAAGAAAATGAAAGGATAGGTGTCCAGCCACTTCTAAAAGCTGACCTTCATGGAAAACTTCCAG AAACACCAAAATTTGTTTTTGAAACGCTGCGTAAGGTTGGCTTTTCAGAGTTTAGACCTGGGCAAGAAACAACGATTATGAGAATTTTATGTG GTTTGTCAACACTGTTGGTGTCTTCAACTGGCAGTGGAAAATCTTTGTGCTACCAGCTCCCAGCATACCTTTATGCACAGAAAACAAAATGCCTAACGTTGGTTGTGTCACCATTGATTTCACTAATGGAAGATCAA GTGGCAAGGTTGGCTCCATGCTTAAAGGCCTCATTCCTGCACAGCGCTATGCCACCAGCCCAGAAGGAGCAAGTGTTGGCACAGCTTCGAGAAGGCAGCATTCATTTCCTGCTTGTCTCTCCTGAAAGCCTTGTGGAGGGCAACAGCATTGTGCACCAGCTGCCTCCAGTGGCTTTTGCTTGCATTGATGAGGCACACTGCCTTTCTGAGTGGTCGCACAACTTCCGGCCTTCGTATTTGCAACTTTACAAG GTCCTGACTATGCAGCTAAAGGTTCACTGCATCCTCGCACTGACAGCGACTGCCACAAGGAGTACGTGTCTAAGCATAGCAGAACACTTGCAAATTGACAACACCTCTGCTGGTGTTATTGGGTCACCTTCTATGCCAAAGAACCTCATTTTGTCGGTTTCAGAAGACAAATACCGTGATGAG GCTCTTATAGAGCTTCTAAAGGGGAGCAGGTTTGGCAGCTGTGAAAGCATCATAGTTTACTGCACACGAAGGGAGGAGACAGAGCGGCTAGCTTCGTTAATTCGAACCAGTTTGCAGCATCTTGAAAAGCCAATTGAAAGAGACAATGGTTCAAaag CTAAAAGCAGACGGTCCTACCTAGCATGGGATGCAGAAGCCTATCATGCTGGAATGACATCATTCAGGCGGCGCTCGGTACAGAAAAAGTTTATGACTG GTAAGCTCCGTGTAGTTGTAGCAACTGTTGCATTTGGTATGGGGATTGACAAGGCTGACATCAGAGCAATCATTCATTATAACATGCCAAAGAGCTTTGAGAACTATGTCCAGGAAGCAGGACGGGCTGGACGGGATGGTCTCACGTCACATTGTCACCTGTTTTTGGAGCCCGAG AAGAAAGACCAAAATGAATTGAAGCGCCATATATATGCAAACTCAGTGGATCGGCACGTCATTAGAAAGCTCCTTAAGAAAGTTTTCACACCTCTCGTGGAAAGCAGAAAAACTGAGGGTAACACT GCACCTATGTTGGATGAAAATTCCATGTATGAGATTGCTATTCCAATTGAAGCTGCAGTAGAGGAGCTGGACTTGAAAGAAGAGA ATATCCTCACACTGTTGTGCTTTCTGGAGTTCCATCCTGATAAAGTTGTGCGAGTGCTAAGTAAGGTGTATGCAACATGCACAATCAAGTGCTATGGTGGACCACAACAAATGAGATCAGTTGCATCAAAG AATGCAGCAGTGGCAGCTGCAATGGCACTGCAAGAGAAAAACTGTGAACAAGAGCCTGCCAACACACTGTCATTTCCTGTTGTGGATGTGGCTGCACGTATGGGCTGGAATTCTAAGCTGGTCAAGAGGGATCTGAAGAGACTAGAGTATGACAACACTATGCTTCACG CAACAGGACACTCGCGCAAGACCGGTGTCATTGTGGAGTTTTCAGACCTTGCCTTTCACCTGAATGTCTCGGCCAGCCTCACTGAAGAGGACTGTGATCACCTGCTAGATTACTTGTATGAAAGAGTACAAAAGCAAGAGAAGATGGACATTGCCCGTCTAAGAAAAGTGCATGAAGCCTTTCAAAG TGCATCTTGTGAAGAATGTGCTGAGTGTGCAGAGACTGCAAGCATAGAAAAAAGCAATTCACTTAAGAAGTTGATTGAAGATTATTTTGATGAAAGGTTGGACCTTGATGATGATCATGAAGAGCCTGCACAGACT GAGCCATGTCTAAGCAGCCTTCGACAGGAAATTCGAAGCCTTGTGATGCAACATAGGGACCACTCATTCAATGGCCGGGCAGTGGCACGAATATTTCATGGCATAGGGAGCCCATGTTTTCCAGCACAAGTGTGGGGAAGAGTGCACCGGTTTTGGAGAAGCTTCTTGGATGTGGACTTCAACACAATAATAAACATTGCAAACAAGGAACTTCTGTCACTGCGTTAA
- the RecQ4 gene encoding ATP-dependent DNA helicase Q4 isoform X1, whose protein sequence is MNFNQDLQRLKVIIKEWEKTFIIEKARKPTSADIKDAPENISEAYSQYWKLKKSLSEPSSSVASDDGVWDVSLNRKSAANQKKVRPSSSSVYTNKVREKLLASFHLESSSKPGCMSHGYRSKSVQDEPVCPRLEVHKENSSSVALSKTDCKHVQAKECTPNEEVAATNEDRVSISPCKMVSASRMLYYTHSLDESWLSRNSIADDEVFFTPPSSSSQLPLACRPSTCSGRLSEKGYIKTKVSKTCPISCSSIESTDDVFLTPTPPQTPGVQQLHVSHHLALLSKVTSEEDSSSTQLGKPQVNTQNESGTIRRIPNTRHQLCSNKEIRVNKLDGSKKCLPSQAAHKLKEEPLKKACESFEVEVVSKKDCEKPKRKRQRRTDTASTLGLSGKKQETVKRRKTLKNSGSDEHPEVKEELNKPSMTDPDDIQSGSSAIQPRKAGKDNTKRHKTSKSLSENFVRINLKRKKFSRGHHKVNVRQLKYKEWKKKRNFSEGASCKNGTSKCFKCGELGHWARSCSTNTSKLEIPAEPEVTHLPTLEEAAEMARGIKSCNMPETLTKVFCSKDINQHQDRVENIMNESEAHNLAAHIKENERIGVQPLLKADLHGKLPETPKFVFETLRKVGFSEFRPGQETTIMRILCGLSTLLVSSTGSGKSLCYQLPAYLYAQKTKCLTLVVSPLISLMEDQVARLAPCLKASFLHSAMPPAQKEQVLAQLREGSIHFLLVSPESLVEGNSIVHQLPPVAFACIDEAHCLSEWSHNFRPSYLQLYKVLTMQLKVHCILALTATATRSTCLSIAEHLQIDNTSAGVIGSPSMPKNLILSVSEDKYRDEALIELLKGSRFGSCESIIVYCTRREETERLASLIRTSLQHLEKPIERDNGSKAAKSRRSYLAWDAEAYHAGMTSFRRRSVQKKFMTGKLRVVVATVAFGMGIDKADIRAIIHYNMPKSFENYVQEAGRAGRDGLTSHCHLFLEPEKKDQNELKRHIYANSVDRHVIRKLLKKVFTPLVESRKTEGNTAPMLDENSMYEIAIPIEAAVEELDLKEENILTLLCFLEFHPDKVVRVLSKVYATCTIKCYGGPQQMRSVASKNAAVAAAMALQEKNCEQEPANTLSFPVVDVAARMGWNSKLVKRDLKRLEYDNTMLHATGHSRKTGVIVEFSDLAFHLNVSASLTEEDCDHLLDYLYERVQKQEKMDIARLRKVHEAFQSASCEECAECAETASIEKSNSLKKLIEDYFDERLDLDDDHEEPAQTEPCLSSLRQEIRSLVMQHRDHSFNGRAVARIFHGIGSPCFPAQVWGRVHRFWRSFLDVDFNTIINIANKELLSLR, encoded by the exons ATGAACTTCAATCAAGATCTTCAACGACTTAAAGTTATAATTAAGGAGTGGGAGAAGACATTCATCATTGAAAAGGCCAGAAAACCTACTTCT GCTGACATAAAGGACGCGCCGGAAAATATATCAG AGGCCTATTCACAGTACTGGAAGCTCAAGAAAAGTCTCTCTGAACCGAGTTCATCG GTAGCCTCAGATGATGGCGTATGGGACGTCTCACTGAACAGAAAATCTGCAGCGAACCAAAAGAAAGTACGACCAAGTTCTTCGAGTGTTTACACCAACAAAGTCCGTGAAAAGCTGCTGGCGTCGTTTCACCTTGAA AGTTCATCCAAACCAGGATGCATGTCCCATGGATATCGATCTAAAAGTGTGCAAGATGAACCTGTGTGTCCGAGATTGGAAGTGCACAAGGAAAACTCGAGCTCTGTAGCACTTTCCAAAACTGACTGCAAACATGTACAAGCTAAGGAATGCACTCCAAATGAAGAGGTTGCAGCCACAAATGAAGATAGAGTATCTATATCTCCATGCAAAATGGTATCAGCTTCACGTATGCTGTACTATACACATAGCCTTGACGAGTCATGGCTGTCAAGAAATAGCATTGCTGATGATGAGGTGTTCTTCACTCCTCCATCATCGTCGTCACAACTTCCCTTGGCATGTAGGCCAAGCACATGCAGTGGCAGGTTGAGTGAGAAAGGATACATCAAAACCAAGGTCAGCAAGACTTGTCCAATCAGCTGTTCATCCATAGAATCAACAGATGATGTGTTTCTCACGCCCACACCTCCTCAGACTCCTGGTGTACAGCAGCTGCATGTGTCCCATCATCTCGCATTGCTTTCAAAGGTTACATCTGAGGAAGACAGTTCTAGTACACAGTTAGGTAAACCACAAGTAAATACACAAAATGAAAGCGGTACTATTCGTCGCATACCAAACACCCGGCACCAGTTATGCTCAAATAAAGAAATTCGAGTAAATAAGCTTGACGGGAGCAAGAAATGCCTACCATCGCAGGCTGCACATAAATTGAAAGAGGAGCCTCTTAAGAAGGCATGTGAGAGTTTCGAGGTTGAAGTGGTGTCAAAAAAAGACTGCGAAAAGCCAAAGAGGAAACGGCAGAGAAGAACAGACACTGCAAGCACACTCGGACTGTCTGGAAAGAAACAAGAGACAGTGAAAAGACGAAAGACATTGAAAAATTCTGGTTCTGATGAACACCCTGAAGTGAAGGAAGAGTTAAACAAGCCATCAATGACAGATCCAGATGACATACAATCAGGAAGTTCTGCAATACAACCAAGGAAAGCTGGAAAGGATAACACGAAAAG GCATAAAACAAGTAAAAGTCTTAGCGAAAACTTTGTGCGGATCAACCTGAAGAGAAAGAAGTTTTCACGTGGTCATCACAAAGTGAATGTCCGGCAGCTGAAATACAAAGAGTGGAAAAAGAAACGCAATTTCTCCGAGGGAGCCTCTTGTAAAAATGGCACATCAAAATGCTTCAAATGTGGTGAACTTGGCCATTGGGCACGTTCCTGTTCTACAAACACAA gTAAGCTTGAAATCCCTGCTGAACCAGAAGTGACGCATTTGCCCACATTAGAGGAAGCTGCTGAAATGGCACGTGGTATCAAGAGCTGCAACATGCCAGAAACCTTGACAAAGGTCTTCTGTTCAAAAGATATTAATC AACATCAAGATAGAGTGGAAAACATTATGAATGAAAGCGAAGCTCATAATCTTGCTGCGCACATCAAAGAAAATGAAAGGATAGGTGTCCAGCCACTTCTAAAAGCTGACCTTCATGGAAAACTTCCAG AAACACCAAAATTTGTTTTTGAAACGCTGCGTAAGGTTGGCTTTTCAGAGTTTAGACCTGGGCAAGAAACAACGATTATGAGAATTTTATGTG GTTTGTCAACACTGTTGGTGTCTTCAACTGGCAGTGGAAAATCTTTGTGCTACCAGCTCCCAGCATACCTTTATGCACAGAAAACAAAATGCCTAACGTTGGTTGTGTCACCATTGATTTCACTAATGGAAGATCAA GTGGCAAGGTTGGCTCCATGCTTAAAGGCCTCATTCCTGCACAGCGCTATGCCACCAGCCCAGAAGGAGCAAGTGTTGGCACAGCTTCGAGAAGGCAGCATTCATTTCCTGCTTGTCTCTCCTGAAAGCCTTGTGGAGGGCAACAGCATTGTGCACCAGCTGCCTCCAGTGGCTTTTGCTTGCATTGATGAGGCACACTGCCTTTCTGAGTGGTCGCACAACTTCCGGCCTTCGTATTTGCAACTTTACAAG GTCCTGACTATGCAGCTAAAGGTTCACTGCATCCTCGCACTGACAGCGACTGCCACAAGGAGTACGTGTCTAAGCATAGCAGAACACTTGCAAATTGACAACACCTCTGCTGGTGTTATTGGGTCACCTTCTATGCCAAAGAACCTCATTTTGTCGGTTTCAGAAGACAAATACCGTGATGAG GCTCTTATAGAGCTTCTAAAGGGGAGCAGGTTTGGCAGCTGTGAAAGCATCATAGTTTACTGCACACGAAGGGAGGAGACAGAGCGGCTAGCTTCGTTAATTCGAACCAGTTTGCAGCATCTTGAAAAGCCAATTGAAAGAGACAATGGTTCAAaag CAGCTAAAAGCAGACGGTCCTACCTAGCATGGGATGCAGAAGCCTATCATGCTGGAATGACATCATTCAGGCGGCGCTCGGTACAGAAAAAGTTTATGACTG GTAAGCTCCGTGTAGTTGTAGCAACTGTTGCATTTGGTATGGGGATTGACAAGGCTGACATCAGAGCAATCATTCATTATAACATGCCAAAGAGCTTTGAGAACTATGTCCAGGAAGCAGGACGGGCTGGACGGGATGGTCTCACGTCACATTGTCACCTGTTTTTGGAGCCCGAG AAGAAAGACCAAAATGAATTGAAGCGCCATATATATGCAAACTCAGTGGATCGGCACGTCATTAGAAAGCTCCTTAAGAAAGTTTTCACACCTCTCGTGGAAAGCAGAAAAACTGAGGGTAACACT GCACCTATGTTGGATGAAAATTCCATGTATGAGATTGCTATTCCAATTGAAGCTGCAGTAGAGGAGCTGGACTTGAAAGAAGAGA ATATCCTCACACTGTTGTGCTTTCTGGAGTTCCATCCTGATAAAGTTGTGCGAGTGCTAAGTAAGGTGTATGCAACATGCACAATCAAGTGCTATGGTGGACCACAACAAATGAGATCAGTTGCATCAAAG AATGCAGCAGTGGCAGCTGCAATGGCACTGCAAGAGAAAAACTGTGAACAAGAGCCTGCCAACACACTGTCATTTCCTGTTGTGGATGTGGCTGCACGTATGGGCTGGAATTCTAAGCTGGTCAAGAGGGATCTGAAGAGACTAGAGTATGACAACACTATGCTTCACG CAACAGGACACTCGCGCAAGACCGGTGTCATTGTGGAGTTTTCAGACCTTGCCTTTCACCTGAATGTCTCGGCCAGCCTCACTGAAGAGGACTGTGATCACCTGCTAGATTACTTGTATGAAAGAGTACAAAAGCAAGAGAAGATGGACATTGCCCGTCTAAGAAAAGTGCATGAAGCCTTTCAAAG TGCATCTTGTGAAGAATGTGCTGAGTGTGCAGAGACTGCAAGCATAGAAAAAAGCAATTCACTTAAGAAGTTGATTGAAGATTATTTTGATGAAAGGTTGGACCTTGATGATGATCATGAAGAGCCTGCACAGACT GAGCCATGTCTAAGCAGCCTTCGACAGGAAATTCGAAGCCTTGTGATGCAACATAGGGACCACTCATTCAATGGCCGGGCAGTGGCACGAATATTTCATGGCATAGGGAGCCCATGTTTTCCAGCACAAGTGTGGGGAAGAGTGCACCGGTTTTGGAGAAGCTTCTTGGATGTGGACTTCAACACAATAATAAACATTGCAAACAAGGAACTTCTGTCACTGCGTTAA